GATTTTGACTTTTAACAAGGTTGACAGATGATCAAAGTCTTTGTCACCAGGAAATTAGTTTAAGGAATTAATTACAAAGACTGTTTTTGCCTTTAAATCTTATAGATGAGCATAatacataatttctttttatattatgCCAATTTATCAGAAACGCTTTGCTgtgtaatttcattttgttttttaattacagCAAAATGTGAGAAAGGCTTAGATTTTAACTTTGAGAGACACAGATGGACTAAGTTCATATTAAGGATAGATTTTCATTGCTGGAGGACGTCTTGTCTGCATCATCTCTAAAAGCATTGGAGAAAGTCTGAATTTTATTCCCTCTTCTCAGTGGGGAGAGCAGTGGCCGCCAAAACAGACCTACAGTATTCAGTTTTCAGCAAACTGCCTTGAAACATTGTCCAAAGCATAGAggtcctttcttcttctttgtgtgaAGGAAAGCTCAGTGTCAGTGctttgtgatgtttttctcttttccactgCTTATGTCTGCTACAGTACATGTTGTGACATTGGGTGTTTGTTTGCTGCGTACATGCGGTCAGCTTTCAACCTTATAGCACAATTACAGCAGTTTCTTCTTTCATAAAGCAAATTATTGTTCCTACATGTTAATAAGAATAGCCTATAaagtaaaagaataaaatactgtaaactCTTCTGTCAATTTCTCAAAGTGACAGCAGCTTCTTTcaattaaagttgttttttagCACACACTGTATATTGCATGCAGTTTCTTCCAGAACTGTTTGAGCTTGTGAGCAGTCAGTAAATAATGACTTTGCCACATGAGCCTAGGTGTATTTGTGACTTTGTCTTGATGCAATGTACCCATGTCTGGCAGGTGTGGGATGGAGCAGAGAGCGGGAGATGCCTCAGGCTTTACACCTGCCATTCGGGAGCTGTGCGTGATGCCTGTTGGACCCCCTGTGGGCGACACTTTCTCACAGGCTCATTTGACAACACGGCTGTGATCACAGATGTAGAGACAGGTGAGAAGCAACACTTCTTTCTCTTGGTCAAATAACAAACCACTCGGTTTACTTTTTGAAGTAGCTTACCGGGAGTTTACCCTGAACTGAACTCACCATTTGCAGCTTTGCAGTTCAGAGTGTTTACATCAAACCAGTTCTGTACCATTTTAATTTCCTCTCATATTAAGAAAGCCAAAAaccattacatttattttatacatattacacatattatacatatgacattaatttttttttccaagcagATTTCTAGTGTTATGGGAAAACAACTTCTTGgcaattttatttattgcatatgTAGTGTTTCAGTACAGGAGTTTATGTGTGCAGTAACTTTAAAATGCCTTGGGCTCCAAAAGTTGTTATAAACCTGTTGTATAAAGCTGCTTCTCACTCAGTctcacagtctctctctctattgTCGTGACCCATTTCAGGGGCAGCCACCTTCATAATCCTCATTTTCAGAGTGAATACATTACAAACACTCCTCCAAGTGAAGCCAAGAAGGCAGGCTTCTTTTTCTGAAATCCAAATAACACAACCAGCAACTTTAAGCCCTTGATATCCCTAAATCCAATGGTGCCCGGCCACCTTGAAGCTGGGAACTTGATCCACTTCAGCTCATAAAGTTGGATGTGTCTGAATTTACCAGTTTACAACTAACTAAGAGGACATTTTATTTGATCTCTTCATTGCGTTGTTTCCTATAAAGACCAGAAATCCTTCAATAGCACTATAGTGAGTTGTGACTGTGTGATGTAGGAAGGTTGATCCTTTACATTAAGTTCTTCTGAGGCTTCATTCTGTCTTAGGAGAAATGGCCATTAAAATGGGACACATCTTTCTCTTTACGTTTATGTTTGTCccctacacacaaacatgtactaTACATACCAGATATGCTTAAAAAGATATACCCCTATAGAAACCCTTGATTTTGCAGACATTTTTGGCAAATTAAGGTAAAATCCGCTTTGCTCATTGTGCCTTTTCTTTTGTGCTCATACAAACCATTTTCAAGGTGACATTTAATTAGATCAATAGTTTGCTTTGCTTTGGAAATGCTTTTTGCCCGAACATGGATGTCAGAAAGGATACTAACAAGTCATACTGGTAATAACGGAAAGATTGTTCAGCAGTTTGAATTACATTGACAATAAGTCGGTGTAATTctttatctgaaaaaaaaaaaatcatgaatgTCAAGAAAGCTGAAATACATAATGGTAGAAAgattacacagaaaaactaaaaattctGTTTGGTTTCAGCAGACTGAGGAATCTCAAAATCCTTGTGTTTGTGGCAGAGTATTTACAGATACAGGAAAGACCGCTTTTGAAGCCCCCACTGATCTACATCTCTAGGGTCAACACATGGGATGTACACGTTTGCACTTCCTCTCTCAGCATGTCTGTCAATTTTGCCAATAAAGCCTACGGATAATAGCCCGGCCTGCCCATTAAACACACAGGCAGCTCCAGGAAGGGGATCAATAATGGCTACATCACCACAGGAGCAGCCACCATGACCTTATATTGCAACGTCACTAACTACAACCATAAACaaacagatgtttattttagtCTTAGGTAGCTGTCAGTGTAGGATGTCTTAGTGGGTTCAGACTAACTGCTTGGAAGGAAGTAGATGACCACAGAGGCCTCACACAGCAATCCTGCAAATGTACttgtattatttaaaatgttattttgatttgtttttcctattattattattattatccattTGTATTTGAAATTGAATAACCCATATTGTTTTTGAGGATGAGGATCTGCAGATGTGTGCGGGCAATACGAAACAATAATCATGCATAGCAACCAACAACAAGAAAATTCAATTTAGCTGTATATTAATATGGGACTTTGGAATTCCAGCCCAGTTTCTGCACAGTTGTGCAACTCATTGTGGCAGAGCTAAGAGCAAGGCACTTTAAAACCAGTTGTATTGTAGCAGTGGAAAGGGGAAAAAGAAAGGCCAAGTTGCAGGTATAGTTTACCACttaatcaaataaatacagacTGACATAACTGTGGGTATGTCATGGGAAGTAATCGCTCCCATCTTTCCAGAGGATTTATGTTTGTGACACCTCACAGGGCTGCACCACAGCCTTGGAATAATTATGATAGTGGTATTCGAAAAGTTAATGAAGCATCCAGTATTTGTAATGTGGAAGTATTTGTAATTTGCATATGTGTTAACACTATCTCTGCAAAGAATGACAGGATATTGAGGGAGGTGAGTGTTTGTATGTCAGACTGTAATCAGGATAATTGTGATTTTAAGACTCTTTTCATAGTAATGCAGAGCCCCTCAACTCTAAGAAGGAATGCAGCTGGGCCTCTTCTGTTCAACTGAGCTCTTTCTGGAGAGGTGTGCAGGCCCTTTCAATAATTAGTGACCTCTCATTTCACCACACAGAAGAGCCTATGCCGTCTGAATAGTGTGTTGGCTTGTTTCTCTCCGCCTATCTTCGGACTTGTTCCTATGTCCCCTTTAATTTGTACAGTCTTATATGTGCTCCCTGTGGGCCACAGGCAATTGCAGGCCGTACTAGCAATAGTAGAGAAGGGTAGGGAGGTAGGGATAGTAGGGCATAAttcagagaaagaaagggagaggagaACAAGAATACAAGAGAAAAAAGTCCAAAGAGGCAGAATacatagaaagagagaaacagaacaggCGCCGGGGAGTggaataaattaattttatctGGATGGCATTAGTTTGAAGAAGCAGCTGTTGTCCAGCGCTCTCATGACTATCCTTGGAAAAGATGATTGGCTGAGGTTGGCGTAGGCGAATATGCCCACATACCCACAGACTGCCACAGGTTGATGTGTTAGATCTTGCATGCACGACTTGAGTCTTACATCCACATCCCTTTAGGCGCTGGCAGATAGGAGATTATGCTTGCTTTCCCAAAACCAATACACAAAGATAGTGCCAGTACTGAACTGGGCTTGTGCATTGCCCTTCAGCCTTGCTTTGGTTTTGCAGAGTCCTGTTTGATGAATGTAGCTGAAGAGTTCAAGAGCAGTTCATTTGTAAGATGGAGTTTCACTTTATTACAGTGcgttgtttttaaaaatgagctACTAGTAGCTACATATGCCAGTAATGCAAGGGTAAAATAATGAGTCACACTGGGGGGTTGAGTCTGGGGTCACCCCacagaaaattgtgtttttttaaaacatatcaGTATATATCTGAGCAGACCATGCAATACCCACGAGAAGTGCTCATTCTTTTTCACACTAAGATTCATATTCAGCAAGTATTCATACTGTAGTTTTGTCATGTAGAACAGTCTTCTAGCTCAGTGATTTGAACAGGGACAGGGttttgctgcagtgtgtgttttgtcttttacacatcattatttttacatatttactcATATTGGTGCCCTGTCTCATTTTAAATAAGATTAGCTAAATGTTTTTGCAGACTACACTCTGCACTGTAACAATATAGTTTGTAAaatttatgttttctatgtttctcCCTCTCACATTTAGGGACATAGGTAAGCATTACAGTGTGTTTATATAACCACGGGAGCCTGAAGCACTGCACTCCAGGAGACAGTGCATGCAGCAacagcacacagaaacatttactCTAAATGCCACCAGCTAGCATATCTGCATTCTGACCTGCTTTGAAAGCATTTCACAGTGGTTACCTGCCAGGTTTTACCCAGatatgtgacagaaaaaaaagccaagaaatGACCAAAAGCTAaatctgtgtatgtctgtgtttctatggttgtgtgatTTCAAAGCAGCAAACATGATGTAGGAAGTATTCCCAGTGGCCTACACATGCAGTGTTTTGGAGCTGCTTACTGCTTCtttcttaatttaattttaatttttttttaactgtaatttCTTCCTACTCCCTCCAGGAAAGTGGTTTGCTTTAATACCCCACGTAATATTTGAAGTTATTTGGCCCAGTTTCTTGTGTCATCAACAACTCTTGACTGGAAAAAGAATAATTCCTGCCTCTTATGCTGTTAAAAACCTCCAAATATGCAGACTTGTACATCCATGCTGCTGGGTTATCTGTGGAAGCACATGATCACTCAAGCATAGTCAAGGTCAAGTGATTAAATTGCAAGGCCTAGAAATCTCATTAATGGAACCAGAATTTATTCAGTTAAAGAtgttggtctgtgtttgtgcaagtgTGTAGTGGCATTTGATTTGAAGTACTGCGTACTGTCTCACCTCACGTTTCAAACTAGTATGGACCTTTGATGCCATTTGAGCTCTAAGGTTCATTCTTGCCaccacaaagtgaaaaaaacacaagtatGAAATTAAGGTGGATGTAGATCTAAGTCTTGAGGCTTTCGACGTTTATGAAATGTATGTTATTTCTTAAGCAAATGAGAAGACAATTATGATTGGAGTATTTTAATAATACTTTTCACATTGCATAATTTCACATTAAGTTTGTCAAAAATCTtttagaaatacacacaaattacaaatagggtttattatgtctggttgcaggcttttttttttttttttttttttcttcaagtaATGCGTCTCTAACCTTTGCTTATGTACAGTGACAGCACCCTGCTTCTGTGGATCCTGTAATGAGGCAGAATAACAATTTCATCCCTGCTTCCCTCTGCTCTCAGAGGCTCATGCCTGCTGTCCCAATCACCCCAATGTCCTCTTCTTTGTAGTCATCCGCTGTGTGTCAGCTGCACAGTTGTTCTCAGAACTACAAAGTCAACTATAGCGAGGGAGGGACAGATCAGTTCCCCTATCTGTCCTCTCAAAGCAAGCTAATTAATCTTGCTTAATTAAAACATGACAAGGCCCGATTTATTATGAGGAGAATGTTGATTTCTCATTGTCTTGCTTGAATTTCAAATCTCGATGGCAGATCTTCTGACTGTTGCTGCGGGTAAGCCAATTAAGCAGGAAGTGTGAGCCTGACAAAACTGCCTGTTAAAACTTTGGATCAATGCAATTAAATCTGGGAGTGAGCCAGTGCACCATTAAGTGAAAAAGGAGCTTTTTTGCCGCAGTTTATTAGCTGTGACTCGGTGGAGAAATCGGAGAGCGAATATGCAATGAAGTGCATTTTGTTGTTGACTAGCTGCCTGTTTCAGATGGGGTCTCTGTTGTTTGCTCGATGCTTTAATGAGGGGCCGTTGAACCCTGAGGTGTGTGGCTTTGCATAGAACTGCTGGCTCATAGTCTGGCTCTGGTTCCTCATGTAGCTCACTTCATGGTTTTCTCAGGAAACAAATTTTTGGTCTCACCCTGTCAGGCTTAATTATATTTGAGCCCCTCTGTGATTttgggcttttattttattatgagaaatttttaattgatttacacaaagtaaacagatttttttttttttttttttttttcagttcagattATCTTTTTAACTCCAGCGATGTTTAAATCTTGTCAGAATCTGATGCGAATGATGTGCTGGTGTCTGGAAAAGACAGACTGGCTCCAACCTGCACACTAAACAACAAAAGCCATGCAATCTTTTTTGGTCACTCCTGTCACCAACCATCATTAAAATGAGTTAGAGACCCAGCAGCGATCAAAAACTGCAGCCTTTATAAAGGTGTGTCCCCTGCCACTGACATGATCACAGAaagtttctctcctcttttaGCTAAACATCATTCCTTCATGAATTTCTGGAGGCACACTGAGTTGACAACACTTTCTTCGGCAGCGACTTACAGCAAGATTTACTGCATCTTTTTGTTAGTGAGCTTGTTTTTGAATCGCTCTGTTTATCAGCAAAGGTGGCGACACCGTTTAATTACGCACAGTGTTTACTGCGCAGGAACGTAATGGCTGCTTCACGAGGAGGATTGGATCTTCACAAGTCTGCTCAATTAATAAACCAAACAGAAGTTTCAGCAGAATATGTGTCTCAGAGGAGACGTAGTTGGAATTTATGTTGCGTTTAGTTTAGTGTTGATAGCTGAGAAAGACAAAATGCCTCATCGAGCTTTTCATGCAGCACAAACTGCTACAGTTTGTCTTAATTCCCTACTTTAATAACACACGTGTGTCAGAGAAGTCTAGCAATGCTTAAAAACTCATATACACAGAGTATATTGGTTTGTTCTGAGGAACAGGATTGATACTCTCTGGGCAGAGATTAAACAGCAGTGAGGTGATTGCTTGACCAACCTTGGCGATTCAGGGATATGTTGGGGCCCAGAGACAACAGAAACCAGCCAGGGGTCAGAGTTGGAAATGAGTTCTGTACAGCTGAGTAGGCAATATACTCGGgtgcaaacactgcacagaaacagaTACACACTCGCCTACAACATGTTCAACCTAAAAACGGAAATGTGTCTTCTCCAGCTGTGTGACAAACAAGTTGTGCTTTGTATACAACTGTACATAACTCGTGGCTGGTTAGACCCACAGGAAACACTTCACATTAAAGTCCCAAATGGTTAAACATCTGCCCACAGGAGGTAAATAATCACTTAGTGGAGAGTGTTTTGCAGATAATGCtttacattttctatttatatttttattgatttgttcttatgacttttatttatgtagTCCTGTTGCAGTTGCAGTTCAAATATCTTCCAAAACGCCTAAATTTTATGTTAGGAAAAAAAACCACCTGGCACTTAAACGATTTTTATATCCTGATTATTTTCTTAgtgaattgttttgtttgcaaaCTATTAGTGAGAAATGCTCATTGTCAAAGATGATGTCTGAAAATTAACAGTGATGTTCGGTTTATCATCTATTGCAAAGGAAAGCATCAGATCCTCACATTGTTGAAGCTTGAAccagcagatttttttctagtttcacttaaaaatgtattaaatgacTGCTTGATGATGAAAACTGTGTAACTGCTGCATGTCTACTTGATACTATGTTTCATACTGGATATGAATATTTATggtcattttttaattaatattgtTAGCTTAAAGAAACCTATTTTATGTAATGTTAGGTTTGACGTGCTCTTTCTTTTAccatttaatataataatttagaGGGATACCTCAGTATTTCCATCATAATCCAAGGCTTTACTGCTGATTAATAATTTAGAAAGCATGTTCTTTATTCTCTCTGTCTTATTTCTTCTTGTCCATAGGGCAGCAGATAGTGAAGCTGGATAATCAGTTCAAGGTGATGTGTGCAGTCCTGCACCCCAGCAACCCAGAGGtatttctgtgtggaggttACAGTTCGACGGTCAAGGCCTGGGACTCTCGCAGCTGCAAGGTGCGACGTATTAGCCCCCTTACAGTAGATTCATCATTTTTTATTGCCTCTGGGTCACTGACTGTTGTTTGATCTTTTGATCTTCATAAACCTTAGGAAGGTGGACTTGTCCCACATGCAACACATGCCCCTCATCCTCAACCCCCCCACCTACACACTGagttacacacaaacaaggtAGTCTGCATTTGTCTGTGCACAGTGACTCACAGTAAGGATGATACTGCTGGATACACAGGAGTAACACTGcaggttatatatatatatatatatatatatatatatatatatatatatatataagttaaaagcaaattttaatttcagtcgAGACTCATAGATTGTTCCTGTGAAGCTGCAATCTAATATTGCTATTAGGCTTAATGGACTGTTTTATATGATAATGCTGTTCACTTTCTAAGAATCTGAAAGCTCACATATAATTTCCCCCTCAGGGAACTGAATCATCTCCCTACAGGGTTTTTAGATTTAATATAGCAGGGATTGCTTCTACAGGTGTCAATGTGAGGTGCAGAGAGCATGTAAATCTCAGCAAATAGGTTGTTAATGCTGTAACGTCCTGGCTGCCTGTCAGTCTGACCTCTTagcctctttgtgtttcttgctTCAGGGTGACATTACCCCACAAGATAAAAAGGACTAAGACCAGCTCACCCACCTACAGATACCAACATTAAAACATTGCTCTGAAGACTCGCCCAACGGGCAAATAAGGTTGAACTGGATGCATGAGATTGTTCTACCGTGTTAAAAGTAATTGATCAGTGCAAGAGCTAGATATTTAGTTCACATTACAAAGCAGAAGACGAGCAGTTTTGTTCCATGTAGAGTGTAGCTGCTAGCCATTTGCTCAGGCGCTCTGAAATTAAACCTAATCCAATCTGATCTCTAGTCTGATTAGCTAGTTCAGAAAGGtataaagatgtttttctcttaaaatgaaaaatgcatctgGCCTGGATTTCGCCAATTGATGCCTTTTCTCATTTACTACTAACTCAGAGTTAAGATGCAAAATGTCAGAAGTTCATATGatagttttttgtttcacatttgcATCTGCAGAAAGTTCTTGCCCTTACAAAGCAAGTAACACCAGGGCAGGGAGAGTCTTCAATAGGCAGTAAATCCTGATAACCTGTGAGTGTCATCTTGTCTTCCCGCCTGAAAGGCAGAGGGCCAGATGTTCCTCACCTTGAGCTGGGGGCTGTGAACATTGTGTACTTAACAGGAAAATATGTATAATGGCATCATGGAAAGCTCGGCTGATAGTAAATACAGCTAAATGTGCTTCATACAGCTTTATACAGTATAACTAATGAGAGTTTTCACACTACCCAGGGCTTGATTctagtttctgtgtgttttcagatggTGAAAGTGTACAAAGCAGGGATTCAGCAGACCTTGGACATCGTTTTTCTGAGAGGTGGAGTGGATTTCATAACAAGCTCTGACTGTGTAAGCAGAGATTCTGCAGACCGTACCCTCATCGCCTGGGACTACCAGACAACTGCCAAGGTCTCCAATCAGATCTACCATGTAAGGAAATCTAAAGGAATAGCATCTAAAGAAACATAGTCCTGATTGCACATTGTGTTAAAAGGTCAgctaaaatgtttcattttaacaagCAAATCACAGTTTCCATTTTAGGTACATTCCTACATATGTGTGAACCTCCTGATGTGAAACAAGTTGGTAATGAGGCATGTGGAACTGTCATACTGTGACAGCTACATAGTGCTGGTGGAAGTGTGCACTTTACTGAGTAGCACTGATTTAAAATAacctctgtgctgtttttttgtattgaaataaaaaaaaaaatgtttctgcagttAAACCGAGCATTTATTGTACAGTAAGTGTCAGGAGTCAAGGAAAGCATGGGCAAAATAATAGGAACATTATTAAATACTGTAGTTTATTGATCGGTTTTGCTTGTATTATTTTCTCGCTCTGCATCACCTTTAAATATAAAGCTTTTCAAGAAATAATAGACTAGTTAGCATGCAGCTGATTTCATGGTTAGTAACAGCAAGAAAAGGTCAAATGATGAATTAATTTCCCCTCTGGGTTTCTCCCTCCTTTCATTTGGCCACGAGGAGCGGTACACATGCCCCAGCCTGGCTCTCCACCCCCTGGAGGAGTCCTTTGTTGCCCAGACCAACGGAAACTACGTGGCCATGTTCTCCTCTCAGCAGCCCTATACAATGAACAAGAGGCGGCGATACGAAGGACACAAGGTCAGTAATGACTGTGGCCTCGGGGGTGGGGTGGAGGGGGTTACACGCAGGCCTGATCAATACAGACAGCACTGTGATcggatgtacacacacaaaactgtgcAATGGCAGAAGAATAAACCTATACACACAAGGACACTCATCATAACCTACACAGCACATAGTTCACACTGCATGTAGACCCATAGCCTGCAGCACTTCCTCTCCAGCCCCAGAGCAAACATACTAattacaatacagtacaatatccCCACTACGTAGTCTGAATATTACTGAAAACATGTTGAGCTGTCAGTAATGTCTGTGCTGTCAGTGTAAGAAATACACCAAAATGGACAGGAAACAAATTCCAGGttctgtttattcatttcttaaccattttcatatttttataatatatgtTGAACTACTTTGAAGTACATACTTATATATAGTATACATGTGTTAGCAGTCAGCTAAGTATGTGCTTCAGCTAGGTGTATCAGTCTACTCTGATGATAAATACTTTATTGCTGCCTCGAAGCTGCTACGAGTTCTCTTTTAATGACGACTGGCAAGTGtgatcaaaaacaaatatttaaaggaTTTGttcagatatgtttttcaaatgtgtctcAGTACATTACTTACATGCTCAATGTGTGTAAAATAGTTACTTCCCTCTACACTGGTCCTGTCAGAGCCCTGTTTTCTGTGAATCCAGTGGAATAGATGGGAAATGGAATGAAGCATCTGTCCTCAATCTGTCTATCCACAGCTAATGCAAGGCTGCAGCAGTTCTAGTAAGACAAATCAAGTTGGTATTTTCCAAAACTTTTTAGAATTACATTTCCCCTTTGCGTTTCCCAGggctattattttattttttgtagagCAACAGTGTAGAGATACTACTCCATTGTTTTAGCCTGTGTGTACCCTGCTCTCACTGGTATAAATGGGATGGACAAGACTAtaagcagcacaaactgcagcctccaaaagGACCAGAAAAGAGttgaaacaaaaactaaacattataACCTTCATGAAGAGAGGATTTATTGCATGGTTCATTTTTGTCTGCACTAGATTTAGctcagtatatttaaaaaactggCCATTAAGTGTACATCAAAATATTGCATGGCCTAAAGTATAATATAGTTCCAGAGTAAAATGACTCTTTTCAGCCGTTTCCAGGTACATTCACAGTCACAGTCTGTTCATAGCCATTCTAATGAAATAGTATGGGTTTAAGTGCCTTGCTCTTAAAGGCTTCGTAAGCACTAGGTAATACACTTATCACCCTGACACATGCTGATGGTAACATTAAAATAGCTCTTAGTTGAAGGTCAGTGCATCATAACTAAGACATACATTTTTATCCTAGGTGGAGGGCTATGCAGTGCAGTGTGAGTTTTCTCTGGATGGAACTATCCTGGCCTCAGGCAGCTCCACTGGTTCCGCTCATTTCTACGACTACCACAACGTTCGGATGCTGCACACCCTCCGTGCCCACAGCCAgccctgcttgtgtgtgtctcagcatCCCGTCCTCCCTGCAACTGCGGCTACCTGCGACTGGGCCGGTGAGATCAAGGTCTGGCACTGAGGACTGTGAATGAACAAGCGCACGTGGACATGTAGCAGGTTAGTCACAAGAAGATGAGTTTAAACTAAAACCTCGAGCACATCCATCTTGAAGACTTTATCCCCTATAATCTCTTGGTAGTACATGATTACAAACTTGGCATCAAATTTTGTGGAAGTCAGCAAAGTTTGCGATGCCTACGTGTTAATTTAAAAATCACCcacattttatttcctgtggAGATAAACTCATACCAAGGCAAGAACAGTCACTATTTTTAAATCCCAGTGTAAGCATGTTATTCATGTTTGGACAATCCTGCATTGTTTTAATATCCTGAAATCAGAGGACGTTACATTGAGTGAGATCACGGGAAGTTTCTTTACAGCTCAAAGCCTGAACTGTGGCTATGAGTTTTATCTAAAGTGGTAGGCGGCAGGCGAGATGTCTTAACTGTACAAACACAATCTATAAATCCTTTTATATAGTCAGCTTTCTACTCCAAATACAGCTAGGGAC
The nucleotide sequence above comes from Mastacembelus armatus chromosome 22, fMasArm1.2, whole genome shotgun sequence. Encoded proteins:
- the wdr25 gene encoding WD repeat-containing protein 25 isoform X1, with translation MSSLVAYEDSEDESVDQEEEGGSASAQSGSCEESQEAAVWNYSKVACLQPQSCFDRETKYCSSRTVQNKQFGDAAAPLILPEPLGKISPLQTLPDMPQNFSDVLNPAKRHYTVPSGIRPYIPKRQRLAAVETVNPTEQVQGNQTRESQMLSNVSQRVKSCLAHKPGAAGIPRRLLMSLGGHQGPVNTVQWCPVPHLSHLLLSASMDKTFKVWDGAESGRCLRLYTCHSGAVRDACWTPCGRHFLTGSFDNTAVITDVETGQQIVKLDNQFKVMCAVLHPSNPEVFLCGGYSSTVKAWDSRSCKMVKVYKAGIQQTLDIVFLRGGVDFITSSDCVSRDSADRTLIAWDYQTTAKVSNQIYHERYTCPSLALHPLEESFVAQTNGNYVAMFSSQQPYTMNKRRRYEGHKVEGYAVQCEFSLDGTILASGSSTGSAHFYDYHNVRMLHTLRAHSQPCLCVSQHPVLPATAATCDWAGEIKVWH
- the wdr25 gene encoding WD repeat-containing protein 25 isoform X2; this encodes MSSLVAYEDSEDESVDQEEEGGSASAQSGSCEESQEAAVWNYSKVACLQPQSCFDRETKYCSSRTVQNKQFGDAAAPLILPEPLGKISPLQTLPDMPQNFSDVLNPAKRHYTVPSGIRPYIPKRQRLAAVETVNPTEQVQGNQTRESQMLSNVSQRVKSCLAHKPGAAGIPRRLLMSLGGHQGPVNTVQWCPVPHLSHLLLSASMDKTFKVWDGAESGRCLRLYTCHSGAVRDACWTPCGRHFLTGSFDNTAVITDVETGQQIVKLDNQFKVMCAVLHPSNPEVFLCGGYSSTVKAWDSRSCKMVKVYKAGIQQTLDIVFLRGGVDFITSSDCVSRDSADRTLIAWDYQTTAKVSNQIYHRYTCPSLALHPLEESFVAQTNGNYVAMFSSQQPYTMNKRRRYEGHKVEGYAVQCEFSLDGTILASGSSTGSAHFYDYHNVRMLHTLRAHSQPCLCVSQHPVLPATAATCDWAGEIKVWH